The nucleotide sequence CCTGTCCACCAGATTCTCGTGTTTTACCTCGGTATAATAAATACCTTTTTCCTGGTTGGCAGCTTTAAGTTCTTTGACAGATTCTGACGTTAGAAAAGCATCCCTGACAATAATTCTGGTGGGACCAAGAACGCTTTCCCTGGCCTTGTGTGTCCCATGTGTCCCAAAAATTTTACAAATATTACATTGCCCGCAGTCACAGGGCTTGCCTGTTTGCTGGGTTATGGCAGAATGCTTTAGCTCAAGCAATGATCTCATTCTACCCTTTAGAGAAGACCCAGGTATATACGGCAGATCAGTCACCGGATTCCTAATAATAGGATTGTCGTTCCCGCCGATCTCTATATCATCATTTGAACCGCCAATCCGAAGGCCCGTCTCACAGAAGATCACGCCTTTAATAATCGCATGTCTTTCTAATTTCATCTTCCTACCTCCTGTACCCACTTTCTTTAAAATAAGCAATTACGCTCTGGAAGTGCTCAACAAAACCATGCAAATGATCGGGATCTTTTTCTGCCAAATTTACGTTCACATTGATAAAAGTACGAAATTCCACTGGTATATTGTTATTCTTAGAAACAGCATCAGCCGCGTTGGGATAAAAACTATATAAAACAGATTTAATCTCCTCAAAATTTCTCGTATCCTTAAATCTTGAATAGATCCCCCGCAGCTTATTATAGAAACGCCGCAGTGAAGCCCTGGTCATGCCTTTCGTCGATAATACAGCTGCAACCAGTTCCGCTTCGGAAGTATATATCTCTTTCCGGAGATATCCCTTTTCATTAAAATAACCATCTTTGAGGTAATCAGAATTCAATCCAGAAGAGGGGTTCCCCGAACGTCCCGTATATGAAGACGTACTTCCGTAGTGTCTTCTATCCCCTCTTTCCGGCTGCCTGCCACCCTTCTGGGCGCTGTTGCACTGCCTGCAATATTGATAGTCACCAAAAGTTTGTTTGCCACATATACGGCATTTGCCCATCAGCTTCACTCCTTCGTTAAAAGTGCGTATTTAACAAGAAAATCCAGGTAAACCGTATGGTCGTGGTCCAAGTTTTTGATATTTTCAGCCCACAACCGCACGGCCTGCGCATCCGTGTCCCGTGTCCCAGGCGGCGCAAGATTTCTGGCAATTTCGTAAGTTAGTAAAGGCAAGTATTTCAGACCGCGCACCTCTTCATGCTCATAGTAACACCGGTGCATTTTAGATAAATTCAGCAGCTTTCTGAGAAAGCCAACAGTCAATTTTTCACTATCCAGCCAGCTAGATAGCTGGTTGGCTGTTTCCAACAGGGGAGCAACCTTTGACCATTTCATCGTTCTACCAAGAAAAGTCAACTGATCCCTGCCCTCGGTTTCTCTTTTGATAATCCTTTCCTTCGACTCTTCCAGGGCGGCATCAGCAGACATCACGCTTCTTGAAACAGGAACGCCAGGTTTTAACAAACCAATTCCCGCTGATATAGTGATATTTTTATTCTGGCCCGTGAACTTTTTGAAGTCATCTTGCACGGTAACAGCAAGATCAACTATTTCGTTCCACGGGCCGACAATTAAGAGGTCATCTCCCCCGGAAAAAACAGTATAACAAAATTTAAACCGGATATTTAACAACTGGTCAACCCGTCCTGAAAAGAAAAGATCCAGCATACGGCTCATGGTGGCAATTCTCGAAATGCTGTTTCTGTCATCCTGGTTGTCCCGCAAACCGTAAACAAACAAGCTGCCCAAATGATCAACGTCAGCCTTAAGATAACCCAACATTTTGCGGCCACGGGATCTGTTGGCCATACAGTCAAAATAAACCGGTTCTCCGAAAGCTGGTTTTTTCTCATCTTTGCAGCCGGGACAACCGGTACAGTGCTCCTCTCCAGCCAGAGGTATGTAGTTCGCCATAAATTTGGGCAGTGCGGGATGGTCAGGTATTTCTTCA is from Pelotomaculum isophthalicicum JI and encodes:
- the csm3 gene encoding type III-A CRISPR-associated RAMP protein Csm3; translated protein: MKLERHAIIKGVIFCETGLRIGGSNDDIEIGGNDNPIIRNPVTDLPYIPGSSLKGRMRSLLELKHSAITQQTGKPCDCGQCNICKIFGTHGTHKARESVLGPTRIIVRDAFLTSESVKELKAANQEKGIYYTEVKHENLVDRKTGKAEHPRPNERVPAGSKFDFEIVLRIFENDNENAALNLIREGLSLVQKEYLGGSGSRGYGKVRFINTTIDGVPFVLEEGK
- the csm2 gene encoding type III-A CRISPR-associated protein Csm2 produces the protein MGKCRICGKQTFGDYQYCRQCNSAQKGGRQPERGDRRHYGSTSSYTGRSGNPSSGLNSDYLKDGYFNEKGYLRKEIYTSEAELVAAVLSTKGMTRASLRRFYNKLRGIYSRFKDTRNFEEIKSVLYSFYPNAADAVSKNNNIPVEFRTFINVNVNLAEKDPDHLHGFVEHFQSVIAYFKESGYRR